Proteins encoded by one window of Cellvibrio sp. KY-GH-1:
- a CDS encoding DUF1289 domain-containing protein codes for MEPVIESPCVRNCCLNDEDICLGCFRSLREITCWGTLDDHGKQLILESVAQRKKDYLQKVRRQ; via the coding sequence ATGGAGCCCGTTATTGAATCACCCTGCGTACGGAATTGTTGTTTAAATGATGAGGATATTTGCCTGGGCTGCTTTCGTAGTTTGCGGGAAATTACGTGTTGGGGAACCCTGGACGACCATGGGAAACAGCTTATTTTGGAGTCAGTTGCCCAACGCAAAAAAGACTATCTGCAAAAAGTGCGACGCCAATAG
- a CDS encoding efflux RND transporter periplasmic adaptor subunit yields the protein MQSLKAFKLWLSMQCQMLGNVQAAILVQCAPENPQILAKWPSADIDSTLLRGAIQPVLEKQRLHLQLLDSQHYLLGYPLVIDGQQWGVLACTLALTDKKELPSILKWLKLGQFWLQFILHLTANDSSPNDRASIETAPLEPDQTAVASASQSNVASANGQIAIPPLNEALNTALVQITASLLKENSLQETGITLVNLLAGLLQATRVSLGVLDGQGKNLQLEAVSFSANFDKRTQAMLAIREAMAEAIDQGMRIHCTSNEDEQPAGVSSQIKQAHQHLLHGQQLQSVSSFLLRKGERILGAITIELDRRSLTTDQELFAQQAAHSAAAIMLLQQQAAAGLWQGLKHSLVARLQRLLGPDSWRGKLIAMAAAAFVVALFVPVTYHLSADANLQTTEKHLVVSPQDAYLGKISARPGDAVKQGALLAQLNDEDLRLERRKIASQAQQYRQAYDSALANGNRVEAAIASAQLDQATIQVQLLDQQLARTQLLAPVDGIIVSDDIAQTQGAPVKQGDVLFEIAAGQSYRVQLFVDERDIAQVQPGQSGALKLSSLPTEVFNLRVKLITPISEVREGRNYFRVELEIDNTPEQNALLRPGMTGTGKVQIGTRALGWIWFHDLWHWLRLNLW from the coding sequence ATGCAGTCGTTAAAGGCCTTTAAACTCTGGTTGAGCATGCAATGCCAAATGCTGGGCAACGTGCAAGCCGCCATATTGGTGCAGTGCGCGCCGGAAAATCCCCAAATTTTGGCGAAATGGCCCAGTGCTGATATCGATTCAACGCTCTTGCGCGGTGCCATACAACCTGTGCTGGAAAAGCAACGTTTGCATTTACAGCTTCTGGACTCGCAGCACTATTTATTAGGCTATCCATTGGTAATTGATGGTCAGCAGTGGGGAGTGTTGGCATGTACACTGGCACTGACGGATAAAAAAGAACTGCCATCAATCCTCAAATGGTTAAAGCTGGGGCAGTTTTGGCTGCAATTTATTTTACATCTCACCGCCAACGATTCTTCGCCAAACGACAGGGCATCAATTGAAACGGCGCCGCTTGAACCTGATCAAACGGCGGTTGCATCAGCGTCCCAAAGCAATGTTGCATCTGCAAACGGGCAGATCGCTATTCCGCCATTAAACGAAGCCCTGAATACGGCGCTGGTACAAATCACTGCAAGTTTATTGAAAGAAAACTCCCTGCAAGAAACCGGGATTACGCTGGTTAATTTGCTGGCGGGCCTATTACAAGCGACGCGTGTGAGCCTTGGGGTGTTGGATGGGCAGGGGAAAAACTTGCAGTTGGAGGCAGTTTCTTTTTCTGCAAATTTTGACAAGCGCACACAAGCGATGCTGGCGATCAGGGAGGCGATGGCAGAGGCGATCGATCAGGGTATGCGCATCCACTGTACGTCCAATGAGGATGAACAACCTGCGGGGGTGTCCTCACAGATCAAGCAAGCACACCAACATTTGCTACATGGCCAACAATTGCAGAGTGTCAGCAGTTTTTTATTGCGCAAGGGCGAGCGCATTTTGGGTGCGATAACTATCGAATTGGATAGGCGCTCATTAACGACCGATCAGGAATTGTTTGCGCAGCAAGCGGCGCATTCAGCCGCGGCGATTATGTTGTTGCAGCAACAGGCGGCAGCTGGTTTGTGGCAAGGCTTAAAGCACAGCCTGGTGGCGCGGTTACAAAGGCTGTTGGGGCCGGATTCCTGGCGGGGCAAACTGATTGCAATGGCGGCGGCGGCATTTGTTGTCGCCTTATTTGTGCCCGTCACCTATCACTTGTCTGCCGATGCGAATTTGCAAACCACGGAAAAACATTTGGTGGTTTCCCCGCAAGACGCCTATTTGGGAAAAATTTCTGCACGTCCTGGTGATGCTGTTAAACAAGGCGCATTACTCGCACAATTAAATGATGAAGATTTGCGTTTGGAGCGACGCAAAATTGCAAGCCAGGCGCAACAGTATCGGCAGGCCTATGATTCGGCGTTGGCAAATGGCAATCGTGTAGAGGCCGCAATTGCCAGCGCTCAATTGGATCAAGCGACTATTCAAGTGCAATTGCTCGATCAGCAATTGGCGCGCACGCAATTGCTCGCACCGGTCGATGGCATAATTGTGTCTGATGATATTGCGCAAACACAGGGCGCACCTGTAAAGCAGGGTGATGTTCTATTTGAAATTGCGGCAGGACAGAGCTATCGGGTGCAGTTGTTTGTGGATGAGCGCGATATAGCCCAAGTCCAACCTGGACAATCCGGTGCGTTAAAGCTGAGCAGTTTGCCAACGGAGGTATTTAATTTGCGCGTCAAACTGATTACCCCCATTAGTGAGGTGCGTGAAGGGCGTAATTATTTTCGCGTTGAATTGGAAATCGATAACACGCCGGAACAAAATGCGTTGCTGCGCCCGGGTATGACCGGTACCGGTAAAGTACAGATCGGCACGCGTGCATTGGGTTGGATCTGGTTTCACGATCTGTGGCATTGGCTGCGGTTGAACCTCTGGTGA
- a CDS encoding efflux RND transporter periplasmic adaptor subunit, which produces MFRVSGFSLLAFLFSNELFAQTQEPAQLNCRIEPSVTVEMSSAVEGVISEVLVDKNDVVKKGDVLARLDAGLESATAELRRVQSELTSDVQAQQLAVEFSQRALTRVKDLYDKKAASFSELDKHKTEHAIAQQQLQQALDRKRQAELEYKRALADLQRRTLVSPIDGVVVERMKEPGEHIDFEPVLKLAQLDPLRVEVFAPASLYGKVKPGIKASVIPELGGDSRAYAAEVILVDQVIDGPSNTFGIRLSFANPGNRLPSGLKCRVTFEGVTLNLLDPRALP; this is translated from the coding sequence ATGTTCAGAGTCTCAGGATTTTCATTGCTGGCTTTTTTGTTCAGTAATGAACTATTCGCCCAGACACAAGAGCCGGCGCAGCTCAATTGCCGTATTGAGCCCTCGGTGACGGTAGAAATGAGTAGTGCTGTTGAAGGTGTGATCAGCGAAGTATTGGTAGATAAAAATGATGTAGTAAAAAAGGGGGATGTGTTAGCTCGCCTGGATGCCGGTTTGGAATCGGCTACTGCAGAGTTGCGTCGGGTGCAGTCGGAATTAACCAGCGATGTACAGGCGCAGCAGCTGGCGGTGGAATTTAGTCAGCGGGCGTTGACGCGGGTAAAAGATTTATACGACAAAAAAGCAGCATCCTTTTCCGAATTGGACAAACACAAAACGGAACACGCCATCGCCCAACAACAGTTGCAGCAGGCGCTGGATCGCAAACGTCAGGCTGAATTGGAATATAAACGTGCATTGGCGGATTTGCAGCGCCGTACCTTGGTCAGCCCAATAGATGGTGTTGTGGTTGAGCGTATGAAAGAGCCGGGTGAGCACATCGATTTTGAGCCAGTGTTAAAGCTGGCCCAGTTGGATCCACTGCGCGTGGAAGTGTTTGCACCCGCGAGCTTGTATGGAAAAGTGAAGCCGGGCATTAAGGCGAGCGTTATTCCAGAATTAGGTGGCGATAGCCGCGCTTACGCTGCGGAGGTTATATTGGTTGATCAAGTCATTGATGGGCCCAGTAATACTTTCGGTATACGTTTGTCGTTTGCGAATCCGGGGAATCGCCTGCCCAGTGGCTTGAAATGTCGCGTTACCTTTGAGGGGGTTACCTTAAACTTGCTAGACCCGCGCGCATTGCCCTAA
- a CDS encoding ATP-binding protein, whose translation MAPQSAIGFVLFVSGLIFLRFSAATLAFNRLSVFSRLATGYVFLSVLFIGIGSIGSSQINSVALFTQQLYEEPIQVNNALLRLKGHINKLNRQLKDIAVNPHLANEFNIPESLIDTRFAVTQEIDLISRKLGDDKPRKLHATFNLWQKAVSDTYAQLVAGNVELYREKMLVDTQSLTLEIEHQCEELIQQQQDRVQTLNKQVKGITDNAGYLMLFILSGFLILGFLVAAIITRSLNGQLQTIRNTMEQLARGDSSVLIPFHDAPHEMGSMAKTLVVFAENIEARKRSAQQLIQHQTELESSNSRLAQTNKELETFAYVASHDLKSPLRGIAQLSTWIEEDLAEKEFAEVGKHTQMLRNRIQRMEKLLDDMLIFYRAGKTDGKFTVINLAQMAAELFEIQNTKAGLRLELGENLPTFETLSTPFEQVIRNLFSNAIKHHDLDQGVIRLECTNIRDKFYEISVSDDGPGIPEKFQERVFGMFQTLKPRDELEGSGMGLALIKKLVEAYGGSIKLSSQGRGCRFTFTWPQVIKEKASL comes from the coding sequence ATGGCTCCCCAATCCGCAATTGGATTTGTGTTGTTTGTTTCCGGTTTGATTTTCTTGCGCTTTAGCGCTGCGACACTTGCCTTCAATCGTTTGAGTGTATTCAGCCGCTTGGCCACCGGCTACGTATTTCTGAGCGTGCTGTTTATTGGAATTGGCTCTATAGGTTCATCGCAAATCAATTCTGTAGCACTTTTCACCCAGCAACTCTACGAAGAGCCGATCCAGGTGAATAACGCCCTGCTACGACTCAAGGGACATATCAACAAGCTGAACAGGCAATTGAAAGACATTGCGGTAAACCCTCACTTGGCAAATGAATTTAATATCCCTGAAAGCCTGATAGACACTCGCTTTGCCGTTACACAGGAGATAGACCTCATCAGCAGAAAATTAGGTGACGATAAACCAAGAAAACTGCACGCAACATTTAACCTTTGGCAAAAGGCGGTAAGCGATACCTATGCACAATTAGTTGCGGGCAACGTCGAACTCTATCGCGAGAAAATGCTCGTTGATACACAAAGCCTTACACTCGAGATAGAACATCAATGCGAAGAGTTGATTCAACAACAACAAGATCGTGTACAGACATTGAATAAACAGGTCAAAGGTATTACCGACAATGCGGGCTATTTAATGCTGTTTATCTTGAGCGGCTTTCTTATCTTGGGCTTCTTGGTCGCCGCAATAATTACTCGCAGCCTAAATGGCCAATTGCAAACCATCCGCAATACCATGGAGCAATTAGCGAGAGGCGATTCCTCCGTTTTAATTCCCTTTCACGACGCTCCCCATGAAATGGGAAGCATGGCAAAAACGCTAGTGGTCTTTGCAGAAAATATCGAGGCAAGAAAGCGAAGCGCCCAACAACTAATCCAACATCAAACGGAGCTGGAGTCCAGCAATAGTCGTTTGGCGCAAACCAATAAGGAATTGGAAACCTTTGCCTACGTAGCCTCGCACGATCTAAAGTCACCATTACGCGGTATTGCCCAACTATCCACATGGATTGAAGAAGATCTCGCTGAAAAAGAATTCGCCGAGGTCGGTAAACACACACAGATGTTGCGGAATCGCATTCAGCGCATGGAAAAGCTCCTGGACGATATGCTGATTTTTTATCGGGCCGGCAAAACTGACGGCAAATTTACCGTCATCAATCTGGCACAGATGGCTGCTGAGTTGTTTGAAATTCAAAACACCAAAGCGGGATTACGTTTGGAGCTGGGCGAAAATCTCCCGACGTTTGAGACGCTAAGCACCCCCTTCGAACAAGTAATACGCAATTTATTTTCTAATGCCATTAAACACCATGATCTCGACCAAGGCGTGATTCGTTTGGAATGTACCAACATTCGCGATAAATTTTACGAAATTAGCGTAAGTGACGATGGCCCCGGCATTCCCGAAAAATTCCAGGAGCGTGTCTTTGGCATGTTTCAAACGCTTAAACCACGCGACGAACTGGAAGGCAGCGGCATGGGGCTTGCGCTCATTAAAAAATTGGTCGAAGCCTATGGGGGCTCCATCAAACTATCGTCCCAAGGGCGAGGCTGCCGCTTCACATTTACCTGGCCGCAAGTTATCAAGGAGAAGGCAAGCTTATGA
- a CDS encoding efflux RND transporter periplasmic adaptor subunit, translated as MSDSATNNPIWQRLESLRPSLPRHIHIQRRDYNNERWYLLQDKSNGRFHRLTPSAWRLISAMDGRNSLAQILTAANNPAFYETEDDVPTREDLIHLLQYLHVADLLVCDMPPNTQELFARREQKKQQRWVRLLMNPLTWNIPLGNPDSLLDKLMPFARLLATRTMGVIWLMVVGYALLQAGAHWQQLTHGQLDRVLSPGNLFLLWLTYPFFKVLHELGHGLFTKVWGGQVNDCGLVFVVGTPLPYVDASAATGFYAKRQRLMVSAAGMAVELFLAALALLLWVQLSAGFLRDFLYNIILIGGVSTLFFNGNPLMRFDGYHLLTDAFDLPNLATRANQQVSYLLRRYAYGIINVFSPASSMREAWLLAGYSIAAFIYRVFTLFFIILLVASYFPVLGLVIGAWLIFFQLVWPGLKALCFLAQDKQLANQRKRAWAVTSAGSAVVLLVILAVPLPQSTSAEAVLWLPDDARVKVESSGEVAELLVENGSQVVAGQELVRLHNPVLIAQLAVQQARLREYDARYQQAWVDDRAQAQMFDQDIAAIKAEIALLQARVVNLVVRSPSDGVLRITRTYYLPGSYLHQGDEWAVIEKPGSVRVRAALLQEEIGLVQQATRRVSLGFASAPTQGREASLVSGEVIASQQLPNPVLGTQGGGRIAVDATQPGGVQVKEKVFLVDLAVQDFVQSGHFGERAYVKFHHPAEPLALRWYRHLQQVFIRHFS; from the coding sequence ATGAGTGACTCAGCCACCAATAATCCTATCTGGCAGCGTCTGGAATCCCTGCGCCCCTCGCTGCCGCGCCATATTCATATCCAGCGCCGCGATTACAACAACGAGCGTTGGTATTTATTGCAAGATAAAAGCAACGGCCGCTTCCATCGTTTAACACCTTCCGCCTGGCGTTTGATTTCAGCGATGGACGGGCGCAATTCACTGGCCCAGATTTTAACGGCGGCCAACAACCCGGCATTTTATGAAACGGAAGATGACGTTCCTACGCGTGAGGATTTAATTCACCTGCTGCAATATTTGCACGTCGCCGATTTATTGGTGTGCGATATGCCACCCAATACTCAGGAATTATTTGCGCGGCGCGAACAGAAAAAGCAGCAGCGCTGGGTGCGGTTGCTAATGAACCCGCTCACCTGGAATATCCCGCTCGGCAATCCCGATTCACTGTTGGATAAATTAATGCCATTTGCGCGTTTGCTGGCGACGCGCACTATGGGTGTTATCTGGTTAATGGTTGTCGGTTATGCATTGCTGCAGGCGGGTGCACACTGGCAACAACTCACGCACGGGCAATTGGATCGTGTGCTTTCTCCCGGAAATTTATTTTTGCTCTGGTTGACTTATCCTTTTTTTAAAGTCTTACACGAGCTGGGGCACGGATTATTTACCAAAGTCTGGGGCGGGCAGGTGAATGATTGCGGTTTGGTGTTTGTGGTGGGAACACCTCTACCTTATGTCGATGCCAGCGCGGCTACCGGCTTTTACGCCAAGCGTCAGCGCTTGATGGTGAGCGCGGCGGGCATGGCCGTGGAATTATTTTTAGCGGCGCTCGCATTGCTATTGTGGGTGCAATTATCCGCGGGTTTCCTACGCGATTTTCTCTACAACATTATTTTAATTGGTGGCGTGTCCACGTTATTTTTTAATGGTAATCCGCTCATGCGTTTTGATGGTTACCATTTGTTGACTGATGCGTTTGATTTGCCAAATTTGGCAACTCGTGCCAATCAGCAGGTGAGTTATTTATTGCGTCGCTATGCTTACGGCATCATTAATGTTTTTTCGCCGGCAAGTTCAATGCGCGAGGCCTGGTTGTTGGCGGGCTACAGTATTGCTGCGTTTATTTATCGCGTGTTTACACTGTTCTTTATTATTTTGCTGGTCGCCAGTTATTTCCCGGTACTGGGGTTGGTGATTGGGGCCTGGTTGATATTTTTCCAATTGGTGTGGCCAGGGTTAAAGGCCTTGTGTTTTCTTGCGCAAGACAAACAACTGGCCAATCAACGCAAACGGGCATGGGCGGTCACCAGTGCTGGCAGTGCAGTGGTTTTGCTGGTGATACTGGCGGTGCCCTTACCGCAATCCACGTCTGCGGAAGCTGTGCTCTGGTTGCCCGATGATGCGCGAGTGAAAGTTGAGTCAAGCGGTGAAGTGGCGGAGTTGTTGGTGGAAAATGGAAGTCAAGTTGTTGCGGGTCAGGAGTTGGTGCGTTTGCACAATCCCGTTTTGATTGCACAGCTTGCAGTGCAGCAGGCGCGGTTGCGGGAATACGATGCTCGCTATCAGCAGGCGTGGGTGGATGATCGCGCGCAGGCGCAGATGTTTGATCAGGATATCGCTGCCATTAAAGCGGAAATTGCACTGCTGCAAGCACGGGTCGTCAATCTGGTGGTTCGCAGCCCTTCCGATGGTGTGTTGCGCATTACTCGCACCTACTATTTGCCGGGCAGCTATCTGCATCAGGGCGACGAATGGGCGGTAATAGAAAAGCCCGGTAGTGTTCGGGTACGCGCTGCGCTGTTGCAGGAGGAGATTGGTCTGGTGCAGCAGGCAACCCGCCGCGTGAGCCTTGGGTTTGCAAGCGCCCCCACCCAGGGGCGTGAAGCCAGCCTGGTGTCAGGAGAGGTAATCGCTAGCCAGCAGTTGCCCAACCCGGTCCTGGGGACCCAGGGCGGAGGTCGTATTGCGGTAGATGCCACGCAGCCGGGCGGTGTGCAAGTGAAAGAAAAAGTCTTTCTGGTGGATCTCGCGGTACAGGATTTTGTGCAGAGCGGGCATTTCGGCGAGCGAGCCTATGTGAAATTTCATCATCCCGCAGAGCCCTTGGCGTTGCGTTGGTACAGGCATTTGCAGCAAGTTTTTATCCGCCATTTTTCGTAA
- a CDS encoding response regulator, which produces MIDKLHPPGANEHFRTVSLLIVDDDDIDATALRRALHKLKLLNPLYRAKDGQEALEILRNGEIPNPYIILLDINMPRMNGIEFLEVLRSDPELTHAVVFVLTTSKSDEDIIAAYREHVAGYLLKQRMDSDFLQVVGLLDHYWKIIELPVKDK; this is translated from the coding sequence ATGATCGATAAATTACATCCACCCGGTGCTAACGAACATTTTCGTACCGTAAGCCTGTTAATCGTCGATGATGATGATATAGATGCAACCGCGCTGCGACGCGCGCTGCACAAACTGAAATTATTAAATCCTCTGTACCGCGCCAAAGACGGTCAGGAAGCGCTCGAAATATTGCGTAATGGTGAAATCCCCAATCCTTACATAATCTTGTTAGATATCAATATGCCACGCATGAATGGCATAGAGTTCCTGGAGGTCCTGCGTTCAGATCCGGAACTAACCCACGCCGTAGTATTTGTCCTGACGACTTCAAAATCGGACGAAGACATTATTGCGGCCTATCGTGAACACGTAGCCGGATACTTGCTCAAGCAACGCATGGACAGCGACTTCCTGCAAGTTGTTGGCTTGCTTGACCACTATTGGAAAATTATTGAATTACCCGTGAAAGACAAATGA
- a CDS encoding bifunctional diguanylate cyclase/phosphodiesterase — MKLLLIDDNDLDRQAIIRTFRKTEWDITISQASCAAEGLEQFDCNDFDAVLLDYRLPDIDGMEVLQLLNKHPQHHAAIIILTGASADEDLEREFIEAGAQDVLFKSEIAHKHLTRAITHARSRHILERQLQESHQRLRALAENDSLTGLANRYYFDESLRAAIPRAKRQNDQLALLFLDLDNFKIINDSLGHVIGDQVLKEVAQRLLRVVRAGDIVCRLGGDEFAVLAHNFDNQESISQLAQRILDDLRKPIIIGKFENAISTSIGIATYPDAGQNASDLLKAADLAMYRAKHDGRNNYQFFSPTMQSQMQERIRMEKELRNLIPTDHFILFYQPIVDAQTFEIRGAEGLIRWDHPERGILPPAAFIALAEEIGLIGEIDSKSRLKACQQIARWRNEGLVDDNFNMKFNVCAQLLTDEDLYENIIKDLNSTGVPGRCVSLEITESVLIENLQRTAQKLKKIQEYGIDIAVDDFGTGYSSMAYLKELPAKTLKIDRTFVMGVPENTADCRILRAMIIFAKSLDLTVVVEGVETREQARICRDYGADYLQGYLFSKPLSPADFEQLLREHSPAEWSTHISVLGALVG, encoded by the coding sequence ATGAAGCTGTTGTTGATCGACGATAACGACCTGGATCGGCAAGCGATCATTCGTACCTTTCGCAAAACCGAATGGGATATCACAATATCCCAAGCGAGCTGCGCCGCCGAAGGATTGGAACAGTTTGACTGCAACGATTTTGATGCAGTTTTGCTTGATTATCGCTTACCCGATATCGATGGAATGGAAGTACTGCAACTACTCAACAAACACCCCCAACATCACGCCGCCATTATTATTTTGACCGGTGCATCGGCCGATGAAGACCTGGAACGCGAATTTATTGAAGCGGGTGCCCAGGATGTTTTATTCAAATCAGAAATTGCCCACAAGCATTTGACCCGCGCCATTACCCATGCACGTTCGCGCCACATCCTTGAGCGACAATTACAGGAAAGCCACCAACGATTGCGCGCATTGGCAGAAAATGATTCGCTGACCGGACTCGCCAACCGCTATTACTTTGATGAAAGCCTGCGTGCAGCTATTCCCCGCGCCAAACGCCAAAACGATCAACTCGCCCTACTCTTTTTAGACTTGGATAATTTTAAAATAATCAACGATAGCCTTGGTCATGTGATTGGCGATCAGGTATTAAAAGAGGTTGCACAACGTCTGCTGCGGGTAGTGCGTGCGGGCGATATTGTCTGCCGCCTTGGCGGCGATGAATTTGCCGTGCTCGCGCACAATTTCGACAACCAGGAATCCATAAGCCAATTAGCGCAACGTATTCTGGATGACCTGCGCAAACCCATTATTATCGGAAAATTTGAAAACGCGATTTCAACCAGTATTGGTATAGCGACCTATCCGGATGCGGGACAAAACGCCAGTGATTTATTAAAGGCGGCCGATCTGGCGATGTATCGAGCCAAGCACGATGGCCGTAATAATTACCAATTTTTTTCCCCGACTATGCAGTCGCAAATGCAAGAACGGATTCGCATGGAAAAAGAGTTGCGCAATTTAATTCCTACTGATCATTTTATTTTGTTTTATCAACCGATTGTGGATGCACAGACCTTTGAAATCCGCGGCGCCGAAGGACTGATCCGCTGGGATCACCCTGAACGTGGCATCTTACCGCCGGCTGCATTTATCGCCCTTGCCGAAGAAATTGGCCTAATTGGGGAGATCGATTCCAAAAGCCGCTTGAAAGCCTGCCAGCAAATTGCGCGTTGGCGCAACGAAGGATTAGTCGATGATAATTTCAATATGAAATTCAACGTGTGCGCTCAATTACTTACCGATGAAGACCTCTATGAAAATATCATTAAAGATCTTAACTCCACCGGCGTTCCCGGCCGTTGTGTCAGCCTGGAAATTACCGAATCAGTATTGATCGAAAACCTGCAGAGGACAGCGCAAAAACTTAAAAAAATTCAGGAATACGGCATTGATATCGCCGTGGACGATTTTGGCACCGGTTATTCCTCCATGGCTTATTTGAAAGAATTGCCAGCTAAAACCCTCAAAATTGATCGCACCTTTGTAATGGGCGTACCGGAAAATACAGCAGACTGCCGCATTCTGCGCGCGATGATTATCTTTGCCAAAAGCCTGGATTTAACCGTTGTGGTAGAAGGTGTTGAAACCCGCGAGCAGGCGCGGATTTGCCGGGACTATGGGGCAGACTACTTACAGGGTTATCTGTTCTCCAAACCCCTGTCCCCTGCTGATTTTGAGCAGTTATTGCGCGAACACAGCCCAGCCGAATGGAGCACACACATATCCGTACTGGGTGCGCTCGTCGGATAA